A genomic region of Photobacterium swingsii contains the following coding sequences:
- the cydX gene encoding cytochrome bd-I oxidase subunit CydX — protein sequence MWYFAWILGVLLACSFGIINALWLEATENLDESGE from the coding sequence ATGTGGTATTTTGCTTGGATTTTAGGTGTTCTACTTGCATGTTCATTCGGCATTATTAATGCGCTTTGGTTAGAAGCAACCGAAAACTTGGATGAGTCTGGTGAGTAA
- the ybgC gene encoding tol-pal system-associated acyl-CoA thioesterase, protein METAQTFNWPITVYYEDTDAGGVVYHSNYLKYFERARTELLRNNGVSQQALLECDLGFVVRHLAIDYIKGAKLDDQLLVRTKISELRRASIEFCQDLVNNEGQILCKAVVKVACIRSSSMKPTAIPENIKSEISSDC, encoded by the coding sequence ATGGAAACAGCCCAAACCTTTAATTGGCCAATCACTGTGTATTACGAAGATACCGATGCGGGCGGGGTGGTGTATCACTCCAATTACCTCAAGTACTTCGAGCGGGCAAGAACGGAACTCTTGCGAAATAATGGTGTCAGTCAACAAGCATTACTTGAGTGTGATTTGGGGTTTGTTGTTCGCCACCTTGCGATTGATTACATCAAAGGTGCTAAGTTGGATGATCAGCTGCTAGTTCGTACGAAAATCAGCGAATTACGCCGTGCATCTATCGAATTTTGTCAGGATTTAGTTAACAATGAAGGCCAAATCTTGTGTAAAGCCGTGGTTAAGGTAGCCTGTATCCGTTCAAGCTCCATGAAACCAACAGCCATTCCAGAAAATATTAAGTCGGAGATATCTAGTGACTGCTGA
- a CDS encoding cyd operon YbgE family protein, with translation MSKIDLWVKAAHQQLDFGVLRLVAMLAGLGLTGLVVWDPTLFAKAIGGFGPVISPALIWAICTTMIYGVGFVPRNWYWQVFFTPFLSLPVLTYIYWLRFY, from the coding sequence GTGAGTAAGATAGATCTGTGGGTTAAAGCAGCACACCAGCAGTTGGACTTCGGGGTATTACGCCTTGTAGCCATGCTGGCAGGACTTGGGCTTACGGGCCTAGTTGTTTGGGATCCAACCTTGTTTGCGAAAGCAATCGGTGGTTTTGGCCCAGTTATTTCGCCTGCACTTATTTGGGCGATTTGTACGACAATGATTTACGGTGTGGGCTTTGTTCCCCGTAATTGGTATTGGCAAGTGTTCTTCACGCCATTCTTATCATTGCCTGTATTAACCTACATCTACTGGCTACGGTTTTATTAA